From a region of the Coffea arabica cultivar ET-39 chromosome 3e, Coffea Arabica ET-39 HiFi, whole genome shotgun sequence genome:
- the LOC140038570 gene encoding uncharacterized protein codes for MHRIQFKDDAKPVRQVQRRLNPLIMEVVKKEIFKLLEVGIIFAISDSSWVSPVQIVPKKAGVTVEENQEGDMVPIRKATGWCQCIDYQRQNSVTKKDHFPLSFIDQMVERVLLDRDSAGGPGKDYIRLPSDAFRSLQCSSNFSKKDVTFDFTHECKVTFDKLKESLTSPPVIQPPDWSLPFEIICDASDYAIGAVLGQRIVLRYLLAKKDAKPSLIRWILLLQEFDLEIKDKSGAENLVAEDLPLKESFPDEQLLAIDSSVEAKATRTNDSRVVAEFIKSNIFVHSRMPRAIVSDRDTHFCNKTITGLFRKYGVLHKVSTSYHLQMNGQAEVLNREVKSILEKMVRSDKKDWSVKLENAL; via the exons ATGCACCGGATTCAGTTCAAAGATGATGCGAAACCGGTAAGACAGGTACAGCGAAGGTTGAATCCCCTGATAATGGAAGTTGTGAAAAAGGAGATATTTAAACTCCTGGAGGTGGGGATCATTTTTGCTATTTCGGATAGTTCTTGGGTGAGTCCTGTTCAAATAGTCCCGAAAAAGGCGGGAGTAACTGTCGAGGAGAACCAGGAAGGTGACATGGTTCCGATTAGAAAAGCTACTGGTTGGTGTCAATGCATTGACTACCAGAGACAAAACTCTGTGACGAAAAAGGACCATTTTCCTCTatcttttattgatcagatgGTAGAACG GGTACTTTTAGATCGCGATAGCGCCGGAGGACCAGGAAAAGACTACATTCGCTTACCGTCGGATGCCTTTCGGTCTCTGCAATGCTCCAGCAACTTTTCAAAG AAGGATGTGACATTTGATTTCACCCATGAGTGCAAAGTGACCTTTGATAAATTGAAGGAGTCGTTGACATCGCCGCCCGTCATTCAACCCCCAGATTGGAGCCTGCCATTTGAAATCATATGCGACGCGAGTGATTATGCCATAGGAGCCGTGTTGGGGCAAAGGATAG TCTTGAGGTACCTGTTAGCAAAGAAGGATGCAAAACCGAGTCTCATAAGGTGGATCTTGCTCCTGCAGGAGTTTGACTTAGAGATCAAGGATAAGAGTGGAGCCGAGAACTTGGTGGCTGAGGATCTACCGTTGAAAGAATCATTTCCTGATGAGCAATTGCTAGCCATTGATTCGTCG GTGGAAGCAAAAGCCACCCGAACTAATGATTCGAGAGTGGTGGCAGAATTCATaaagtctaatatttttgttcACTCTAGAATGCCAAGAGCTATAGTTAGTGATAGGGACACTCATTTTTGCAATAAAACGATCACTGGTTTGTTCCGTAAGTATGGCGTGCTTCACAAAGTATCCACATCCTACCATCTGCAAATGAATGGTCAGGCCGAAGTGTTGAATAGGGAGGTCAAGTCAATCTTGGAGAAGATGGTGCGGTCTGATAAAAAAGATTGGAGTGTGAAGTTGGAAAATGCTCTATAG